In Phreatobacter stygius, a genomic segment contains:
- a CDS encoding SIMPL domain-containing protein, translating into MSLPSRAGRALAISLSGLVTLAQPALAQPAPVAEPRLITMQGEGQAAANPDLAVVTGGTQIQARTARDAMEGNSRIMRAVQQALREVGVEERDISTSALSLQPTIEYQQNTNRPRVVGYSAGHQLTIRVRDLAKLGDVLDRMVTAGANQVDGLQLTVSDWSKKVDEARAAAIADAKRKASILAAAAGARIGRVMRIEEQGAAPPRPMPRMATAQAARADAVPVATGDQNFRMSVTVTWELVD; encoded by the coding sequence ATGTCGCTTCCCTCCCGCGCCGGCCGCGCCCTCGCGATCTCCTTGAGCGGCCTGGTGACGCTCGCCCAGCCAGCGCTCGCCCAACCGGCGCCGGTCGCCGAGCCGCGCTTGATCACCATGCAGGGTGAAGGCCAGGCGGCGGCCAATCCCGATCTTGCCGTGGTCACCGGCGGCACCCAGATTCAGGCCCGCACCGCGCGCGACGCCATGGAGGGCAATTCGCGCATCATGCGTGCCGTCCAGCAGGCGCTGCGCGAGGTTGGCGTCGAGGAGCGCGACATCTCGACCTCGGCCCTGTCGCTGCAGCCGACCATCGAATATCAGCAGAACACCAACCGGCCGCGGGTCGTCGGCTATTCGGCCGGGCACCAGCTGACCATCCGCGTGCGCGACCTCGCCAAGCTCGGCGACGTGCTCGATCGCATGGTCACCGCCGGCGCCAACCAGGTCGACGGCCTGCAGCTGACCGTCTCGGACTGGTCGAAAAAGGTCGACGAGGCCCGCGCCGCGGCGATCGCCGATGCCAAGCGCAAGGCCTCCATCCTGGCGGCCGCCGCCGGCGCCCGCATTGGCCGGGTCATGCGGATCGAGGAACAGGGTGCGGCGCCGCCGCGGCCGATGCCGCGCATGGCGACCGCCCAGGCCGCCCGCGCCGACGCGGTGCCGGTCGCCACCGGCGACCAGAACTTCCGGATGTCGGTGACGGTGACCTGGGAACTGGTCGACTGA
- a CDS encoding ABC transporter ATP-binding protein encodes MKSDAQRGETLKRLVAESLHAYAWRYALAFIAMAVVAACTALSAWIMRDLINGVFQNRDFGLAVWFGITVFSVFLIKGVAAYASNVILSRIGNAIVAAQQTRIFRHLLGQGVDFYHQHASADLVTRVTHNAQAARDVLQNIVTTVGRDLLTVIGLIGVMLWSDPLMFVVSGLVMPFAVLGVNRLRRRVRRLANSEFASLSSMVGVVQETVQGVRIVKSFGMEDRMQSRMDATIDAVRQRADKIATLGARTAPLMETLGGLAIAAAIVYGAWRVIHQGVDAGSFFAFITALLLAYDPAKRLARLGVEVEKGLVGVRLMYELLDTEPTLKEKPDAGALDIKTGTVAFEAVTFGYRDNDPVLKDLSFIAPGGKMTALVGPSGGGKSTIIALVQRFFDVREGRVAVDGQDVRDVTFASLRGHMAFVSQDVFLFQGTVRENIVVGRPGASEEDIVAAAKAAHAHDFILDLPEGYQTLVGEHGQGLSGGQRQRVAIARAILKNAPIMLLDEATSALDSESEYEVQRALDELMAGRTSLVIAHRLSTVMRADKILVVDAGRVVETGSHAELIARNGLYAHYVSIQFGDRSAAAE; translated from the coding sequence ATGAAGTCCGATGCCCAGCGCGGGGAGACGTTGAAGCGTCTCGTCGCGGAGAGCCTTCACGCCTATGCCTGGCGTTATGCCCTGGCGTTCATCGCCATGGCGGTGGTGGCGGCCTGCACGGCGCTGTCCGCCTGGATCATGCGCGACCTGATCAACGGGGTGTTCCAGAACCGCGATTTCGGCCTGGCCGTCTGGTTCGGCATCACCGTGTTCTCGGTGTTCCTGATCAAGGGCGTGGCGGCCTATGCCTCGAACGTCATCTTGTCGCGCATCGGCAATGCCATCGTCGCGGCCCAGCAGACCCGGATCTTCCGCCACCTGCTCGGCCAGGGGGTCGATTTCTACCACCAGCACGCTTCCGCCGATCTGGTCACCCGCGTCACCCACAACGCCCAGGCCGCCCGGGACGTGCTGCAGAACATCGTGACCACCGTCGGTCGCGACCTGTTGACGGTCATTGGCCTGATCGGCGTGATGCTCTGGTCCGACCCGCTGATGTTCGTCGTGTCCGGCCTGGTCATGCCGTTCGCGGTGCTCGGCGTGAACCGGCTGCGCCGGCGGGTCCGGCGGCTCGCCAATAGCGAGTTCGCCTCGCTCTCCTCGATGGTCGGCGTGGTCCAGGAGACCGTGCAGGGCGTGCGCATCGTCAAGTCTTTCGGCATGGAAGACCGGATGCAGAGCCGCATGGACGCGACCATCGACGCGGTGCGCCAGCGCGCCGACAAGATCGCCACCCTCGGCGCGCGCACCGCGCCGCTGATGGAGACGCTCGGCGGCCTCGCCATCGCCGCGGCCATCGTCTACGGCGCCTGGCGGGTGATCCATCAAGGCGTCGATGCTGGTTCCTTCTTCGCCTTCATCACCGCGCTGCTGCTGGCCTATGATCCGGCCAAGCGTCTCGCCCGCCTCGGCGTCGAGGTCGAGAAGGGGCTGGTCGGCGTCCGCCTGATGTACGAACTGCTCGATACCGAGCCGACGCTGAAGGAAAAACCCGATGCCGGCGCGCTCGACATCAAGACCGGAACGGTCGCCTTCGAGGCGGTGACCTTCGGTTACCGCGACAATGATCCGGTGCTGAAGGACCTGTCCTTCATCGCGCCCGGCGGCAAGATGACCGCGCTGGTCGGCCCGTCGGGCGGCGGCAAATCCACCATCATCGCCTTGGTGCAGCGCTTCTTCGATGTGCGCGAAGGCCGGGTCGCGGTCGACGGCCAGGACGTGCGCGACGTCACCTTTGCGTCGCTGCGCGGCCACATGGCCTTTGTCAGCCAGGACGTCTTCCTGTTCCAGGGCACGGTGCGCGAGAACATCGTGGTCGGCCGGCCGGGCGCCAGCGAAGAGGATATCGTCGCGGCGGCCAAGGCGGCGCATGCCCACGACTTCATCCTGGATCTGCCGGAAGGTTACCAGACGCTGGTCGGCGAGCACGGCCAGGGCCTGTCCGGCGGCCAGCGCCAGCGTGTCGCCATTGCCCGCGCCATCCTGAAGAACGCGCCGATCATGCTGCTCGACGAAGCCACTTCGGCGCTCGATTCGGAGAGCGAATACGAGGTCCAGCGGGCGCTCGACGAATTGATGGCCGGGCGCACCTCGCTGGTCATCGCGCACCGACTGTCGACGGTCATGCGGGCCGACAAGATCCTGGTGGTCGATGCCGGCCGGGTGGTCGAGACCGGCAGCCATGCCGAACTGATCGCCCGCAACGGGCTTTATGCCCACTACGTCTCGATCCAGTTCGGCGACCGCAGCGCCGCGGCCGAATAG
- a CDS encoding TIGR02466 family protein: MPTLETLFVTKLYRAEIEAPDGFALELEQACRSLAEDDAAGIRWCAKHDYPGYTSYASLNDLPWRFPVFKALAKQLDRHVQVFAKDLAFDLSGKKLTLDSLWVNVLPEGGFHAAHIHPHSVISGTYYVTMPKGAAALKLEDPRHAMMMAAPPRKKSAPRELQAFVSVEPQPGTVLLWESFLRHEVPVNRAEDERISISFNYNWG; this comes from the coding sequence ATGCCGACGCTCGAAACGCTTTTCGTCACCAAACTGTACCGCGCCGAGATCGAAGCCCCCGATGGCTTCGCCCTCGAGCTCGAACAGGCCTGCCGGTCGCTCGCCGAGGACGATGCCGCCGGCATCCGCTGGTGCGCCAAGCATGACTATCCCGGTTACACCAGCTACGCCTCGCTGAACGACCTGCCCTGGCGCTTTCCGGTGTTCAAGGCGCTGGCGAAACAGCTCGACCGCCATGTCCAGGTGTTTGCCAAGGATCTGGCCTTCGATCTCTCCGGCAAGAAGCTGACGCTCGACAGCCTGTGGGTGAACGTGCTGCCCGAGGGCGGCTTCCATGCCGCCCATATCCATCCGCACAGCGTCATTTCGGGGACATATTACGTCACCATGCCCAAGGGCGCCGCCGCCCTGAAGCTTGAAGACCCGCGCCACGCCATGATGATGGCCGCGCCGCCACGCAAGAAATCGGCGCCGCGCGAATTGCAGGCCTTCGTCTCGGTCGAACCGCAACCCGGCACGGTGCTGCTGTGGGAGAGCTTCCTGCGCCACGAAGTGCCGGTGAACCGCGCCGAGGACGAGCGGATCAGCATCAGCTTCAATTACAACTGGGGCTGA
- a CDS encoding TetR family transcriptional regulator C-terminal domain-containing protein: MAYLSRADRHAAILQAAIAVMLRDGFAQLTTRAVAAELGAANGIIHHHFASARALLRDAFARFYATECAEFDRRCQDLPAAEALRLFLAAPLTDTEKRMRLWVGAWNEAQRDAEFALVYAAALRDSHRRLAELIRTWAAAGEAAAPADAGSVAWRLQAIGLGLACIAATPAGLLTPEACRKLLADAVRSELGFELAP; encoded by the coding sequence ATGGCCTATCTGAGCCGTGCCGATCGGCACGCCGCGATCCTGCAGGCGGCCATCGCCGTGATGCTGCGCGACGGCTTCGCGCAACTGACCACGCGCGCGGTCGCGGCCGAGCTCGGCGCGGCCAATGGCATCATCCACCACCACTTCGCGTCCGCCCGGGCATTGCTCCGAGACGCTTTCGCGCGCTTCTATGCCACCGAATGCGCCGAGTTCGATCGCCGTTGCCAAGACCTGCCCGCGGCGGAGGCCTTGCGGCTGTTTCTCGCAGCCCCGCTCACCGATACCGAAAAGCGCATGCGCTTGTGGGTGGGCGCCTGGAACGAGGCGCAGCGCGACGCCGAGTTCGCGCTTGTCTATGCGGCGGCCTTGCGCGACAGCCACCGTCGGCTGGCCGAGCTGATCCGGACCTGGGCGGCGGCCGGCGAAGCGGCGGCTCCGGCAGACGCCGGTTCGGTGGCCTGGCGCCTGCAGGCGATCGGCCTCGGGCTTGCCTGCATTGCCGCGACGCCGGCCGGGCTGCTCACGCCGGAAGCGTGCCGCAAGCTGCTGGCCGATGCGGTGCGCAGCGAACTCGGGTTCGAACTCGCGCCGTGA
- a CDS encoding GNAT family N-acetyltransferase: MQIRPYQPADRDRLLDIWLEASRVGHAFLGEATLREQQALVRDTYLPLADNWVAEIDGRVEAFIGLLDGFIGGLFVDPQAHGSGLGRALVDHAGARLGPLTVSVYADNGQALAFYRRCGFVETTRKAQDDEGRPLAVVDMRRDPGADAFRQKP, translated from the coding sequence TTGCAGATCCGCCCCTATCAGCCCGCCGACCGGGACCGCCTTCTCGACATCTGGCTCGAGGCGTCGCGTGTCGGCCATGCCTTCCTCGGCGAGGCCACGCTGCGCGAGCAGCAGGCGCTGGTTCGCGACACCTATCTGCCGCTGGCGGACAATTGGGTCGCCGAGATCGACGGACGGGTGGAAGCCTTCATCGGCCTGCTCGACGGCTTCATCGGCGGCCTGTTCGTCGATCCGCAGGCGCATGGATCCGGGCTCGGCCGGGCGCTGGTCGACCATGCCGGCGCCCGACTGGGACCGCTGACCGTCAGCGTCTATGCCGACAACGGCCAGGCTCTGGCCTTCTATCGCCGCTGTGGCTTTGTCGAAACGACGCGGAAGGCGCAGGACGACGAGGGCCGGCCCCTGGCGGTCGTCGACATGCGGCGAGACCCGGGCGCCGATGCCTTCAGGCAAAAGCCCTGA
- a CDS encoding acyl-CoA thioesterase, with amino-acid sequence MPHPILTSEGQPRGELTVRISTMPADTNANGDIFGGWVMARMDQAGGMAGVDRAQGRVVTIAVEAMTFIRPMRVGDILEVYTEVFHVGRTSMKIHIEAWAQRFRTNIREKVTEATFAFVAIDEDGRPRPVPPLPD; translated from the coding sequence ATGCCCCATCCGATCCTGACCAGCGAAGGCCAGCCGCGCGGCGAACTCACGGTGCGGATCAGCACCATGCCGGCCGATACCAATGCCAATGGCGACATCTTCGGCGGCTGGGTGATGGCGCGCATGGACCAGGCCGGCGGCATGGCCGGGGTCGATCGCGCCCAGGGCCGGGTCGTCACCATCGCGGTGGAGGCGATGACCTTCATCCGGCCCATGCGGGTCGGCGACATCCTGGAGGTCTATACCGAGGTGTTCCATGTCGGCCGCACCTCGATGAAGATCCATATCGAAGCCTGGGCGCAACGCTTCCGCACCAATATCCGTGAAAAGGTGACCGAAGCGACCTTCGCTTTCGTCGCCATCGACGAAGACGGCCGGCCGCGGCCGGTGCCGCCGCTACCGGATTGA
- a CDS encoding HlyU family transcriptional regulator: protein MPVDIIHMVSKGRETAARPASGSCVLPVSLFRFRGFDFVWAPTALFCAAFVAVDAIIAGAAMSFLKSLFGRRAASEEAKAPDPAHALEYKGFVIRATPFKNEGQFQTAGSIEKEIDGVRQEHKFLRADRHASFEDAVTFSLSKGRQIIDEQGDRVFR from the coding sequence ATGCCGGTCGACATCATTCACATGGTGTCGAAAGGACGCGAAACCGCCGCCCGGCCGGCATCGGGATCTTGCGTGCTTCCGGTTTCACTGTTTCGATTTCGCGGTTTCGATTTCGTTTGGGCACCGACCGCGCTATTTTGCGCGGCATTCGTCGCTGTCGACGCCATCATTGCGGGTGCTGCCATGTCCTTCCTCAAATCCCTGTTCGGCCGCCGCGCCGCGAGCGAAGAGGCCAAGGCGCCGGATCCCGCCCACGCGCTGGAATATAAGGGCTTCGTGATCCGCGCGACGCCGTTCAAGAACGAGGGCCAGTTCCAGACCGCCGGCTCGATCGAAAAGGAGATCGACGGGGTCCGGCAGGAACACAAGTTCCTGCGCGCCGACCGCCACGCCAGCTTCGAGGACGCGGTGACCTTCTCGCTCAGCAAGGGCCGCCAGATCATCGACGAGCAGGGCGACCGGGTGTTCCGTTGA
- a CDS encoding gamma carbonic anhydrase family protein: MLIAHAGKTPQIDPAAFVAPDATVCGDVVVGPGSRIMHGARLIGEAGGVIRIGCNTIVMENAVIRASHRHPCTIGDHCLIGPSAHVAGAQLEDQVFIATGAAVFHGSYLARGTEVRIHATVHIRTRLEAGATVPIGWIAVGDPARILPPDQHDAIWAAQAPLDFPSWVYGVDRTTPDVMIQITKGLSDQLGAHADDSEVKPR, encoded by the coding sequence ATGCTGATCGCCCATGCCGGGAAGACCCCGCAGATCGACCCGGCGGCCTTTGTCGCCCCGGACGCCACCGTCTGCGGCGACGTGGTGGTCGGTCCGGGCAGCCGGATCATGCACGGCGCCCGCCTGATCGGCGAGGCCGGCGGCGTCATCCGGATCGGCTGCAACACCATCGTCATGGAGAATGCGGTCATACGCGCCAGCCACCGCCACCCCTGCACCATTGGCGACCATTGCCTGATCGGCCCCAGCGCCCATGTCGCCGGCGCGCAGCTGGAAGACCAGGTGTTCATCGCCACCGGCGCCGCGGTGTTTCACGGCTCCTACCTGGCGCGCGGCACGGAGGTGCGCATTCACGCCACCGTCCACATCCGCACCCGGCTCGAAGCCGGCGCGACCGTGCCGATCGGCTGGATCGCCGTCGGCGACCCTGCGCGCATCCTGCCGCCCGACCAGCACGACGCGATCTGGGCGGCCCAGGCGCCGCTCGACTTTCCAAGCTGGGTCTATGGTGTCGACCGCACCACGCCCGACGTGATGATCCAGATCACCAAGGGCCTGTCCGACCAGCTCGGCGCCCATGCCGACGACAGCGAGGTGAAGCCGCGCTGA
- a CDS encoding nuclear transport factor 2 family protein, which yields MTAETDITKEIRDLEARRYHAMLSADVAELRALLSDALVYTHSNATVDDKTSYIDKVANKYFDYREITRPEERVVVVGATALVVGRMVARVVMEGKTERHLDNRSLAVWAREGDGRWRFVAYQPTPIPKP from the coding sequence ATGACCGCCGAGACCGACATCACCAAGGAGATCCGCGACCTGGAGGCGCGCCGCTACCACGCCATGCTGTCGGCCGATGTCGCGGAACTCCGGGCGCTTCTGTCCGATGCCCTGGTCTATACCCATTCCAACGCCACGGTGGACGACAAGACGAGCTATATCGACAAGGTGGCGAACAAATATTTCGACTATCGCGAGATCACCCGTCCGGAGGAGCGCGTCGTCGTCGTGGGCGCGACGGCACTGGTCGTCGGGCGGATGGTCGCGCGCGTCGTCATGGAGGGCAAGACCGAGCGTCACCTGGACAACCGGTCGCTCGCGGTCTGGGCGCGCGAAGGCGACGGCCGCTGGCGCTTCGTCGCCTACCAGCCGACACCGATCCCGAAGCCCTGA
- a CDS encoding SDR family NAD(P)-dependent oxidoreductase, giving the protein MNLSGKVVVVTGAESGIGKAVALAASAAGADVVIAGIATEKLEDTAGEITRTGGRVVAVATDIRDAVAIARLFDAAEARFGRIDAAVANAGILGARKPIGEVTLADWQEVLAVNLTGTFNTVMEAARRLIAQGGGGSIIATGSSSALKPVTGLLPYVASKGGVHALMHALALELAPWRIRVNTLVPGTTATEATRAMPGYLDQVAQALPLGQVVEPEELARYVVFALSDAVPHLTGALLKLDSGRTL; this is encoded by the coding sequence ATGAACCTCTCAGGCAAGGTCGTCGTCGTCACCGGCGCGGAATCCGGCATCGGCAAAGCCGTGGCGCTCGCCGCGAGTGCTGCCGGCGCGGATGTGGTCATTGCCGGCATCGCTACCGAAAAGCTCGAGGACACCGCGGGAGAGATCACCCGCACCGGCGGCCGGGTGGTTGCCGTTGCGACCGATATCCGTGATGCGGTTGCGATCGCCAGGCTTTTTGACGCTGCTGAGGCGCGCTTCGGCCGGATCGACGCAGCAGTTGCCAATGCCGGCATCCTTGGCGCCCGCAAGCCGATCGGCGAGGTGACGCTCGCCGACTGGCAGGAGGTGCTGGCAGTCAATCTGACCGGCACGTTCAACACGGTCATGGAAGCGGCGCGGCGGCTCATCGCCCAGGGCGGCGGCGGCTCGATCATCGCCACCGGTTCGTCCAGCGCGCTGAAGCCGGTGACCGGCCTCTTGCCCTATGTCGCCAGCAAGGGCGGCGTCCACGCTCTGATGCATGCGCTGGCGCTCGAGCTGGCGCCCTGGCGTATCAGGGTCAACACTCTGGTGCCGGGCACCACGGCGACGGAAGCGACGCGCGCCATGCCGGGCTATCTCGACCAGGTGGCGCAGGCCCTGCCGCTCGGCCAGGTCGTCGAGCCCGAGGAACTGGCACGCTATGTGGTCTTCGCCTTGAGCGATGCGGTGCCGCATCTGACCGGCGCATTGTTGAAACTCGATTCCGGTCGCACGCTGTAA
- a CDS encoding VOC family protein → MALPTPTPLVTCLGHVTLDVIDLDAAIADATDIVGLRLVERTQDHALLTSNRRRAELVLRRAGEDAVRAIGLEAPDATAVAEVAARVRRTGLALLTDRPSLPFIAHAVTLETPEGHVLEVHTPIPEDQAIRHGGPGIHPRRLCHVNLASPDPMACQALLSDVLGLKLSERTEACDLAWLRAADGRHHSVGVARSASPGLHHLAWEFAQFSDFMRLGDLLDTQDRLMVWGPGRHGCGDNLFAYYVDRSGFLVECSAEMEVILDDRPPSVIACPPDLSNIKVVNRWGAPPPRAWIEHLSRFAVWRETVALAS, encoded by the coding sequence ATGGCATTGCCGACACCGACCCCGCTGGTCACTTGCCTCGGCCATGTGACGCTTGATGTCATCGATCTCGACGCGGCGATCGCCGACGCGACCGATATCGTCGGGCTGCGCCTGGTCGAACGCACGCAGGATCATGCGCTTCTGACCTCCAACAGACGGCGCGCCGAACTGGTGCTGCGGCGGGCCGGCGAGGACGCGGTGCGTGCCATCGGACTGGAGGCACCCGATGCGACGGCGGTCGCCGAGGTTGCCGCCCGCGTCCGCCGCACGGGCCTTGCACTCCTGACCGACCGGCCGTCGCTGCCCTTCATCGCCCATGCCGTGACGCTCGAGACGCCCGAAGGCCATGTGCTGGAGGTGCATACGCCGATCCCGGAGGATCAGGCCATCCGCCATGGCGGCCCGGGCATCCACCCGCGCCGGCTCTGCCACGTCAATCTCGCCTCTCCCGACCCGATGGCCTGCCAGGCGCTCCTGTCGGACGTTCTGGGCCTGAAGCTGTCCGAGCGGACCGAGGCTTGCGACCTGGCCTGGCTGCGCGCGGCCGACGGCCGTCACCACAGTGTCGGCGTCGCCCGCAGCGCCAGTCCCGGCCTGCATCATCTGGCGTGGGAATTCGCCCAGTTCAGCGATTTCATGCGGCTCGGCGATCTGCTCGACACCCAGGACCGCCTGATGGTCTGGGGGCCGGGGCGCCATGGCTGCGGCGACAACCTGTTCGCCTATTACGTCGATCGTTCCGGTTTCCTGGTGGAATGCTCGGCCGAAATGGAGGTCATTCTCGACGACCGGCCGCCGAGTGTCATCGCCTGCCCGCCGGATCTCTCGAACATCAAGGTGGTCAATCGCTGGGGCGCGCCGCCGCCGCGCGCCTGGATCGAGCATCTCTCGCGCTTCGCCGTCTGGCGCGAAACGGTCGCGCTGGCGAGCTGA
- a CDS encoding fumarylacetoacetate hydrolase family protein, whose product MRLVSYRRRNQDGTTGSAGLALNRDGELTDLGPLDLGDLLRAGRGALAAAVGRGGPALDPAAISYRPLLPQPGKVLCIGLNYVDHAAESPYVTVPDYPAIFPRFSSSLIGHGEAIVRPVLSDQLDFEGEVAVIIGTAGRHIAKDRALAHVAGYSVFNDASIRDYQFKSAQWTVGKNFDDTGAFGPDFVSADELPAGARGLKLETRLNGQTVQSGNTADMCFDVATLISIASQAMTLQVGDVIVTGTPAGVGFARKPPLFMRDGDVCEVEIEGIGTLRNPIRDEIPAEVRAA is encoded by the coding sequence ATGAGGCTTGTGTCATATCGTCGACGGAACCAGGACGGGACGACCGGCAGTGCCGGGTTGGCGCTCAATCGGGACGGGGAGCTCACCGATCTCGGGCCGCTCGATCTCGGCGATCTCTTGCGGGCCGGGCGCGGAGCCCTTGCTGCGGCGGTCGGCCGCGGTGGCCCGGCGCTCGATCCCGCGGCGATCAGCTACCGGCCGCTCCTGCCGCAGCCCGGCAAGGTGCTGTGCATCGGCCTGAACTATGTCGATCACGCCGCCGAAAGCCCCTATGTGACGGTGCCCGACTATCCCGCGATCTTCCCGCGTTTCTCCTCCAGCCTGATCGGTCACGGCGAGGCGATCGTCCGCCCGGTGCTGTCCGATCAATTGGATTTCGAAGGCGAAGTCGCGGTCATCATCGGCACTGCCGGTCGCCACATCGCGAAGGACCGGGCACTCGCCCATGTCGCGGGCTATTCGGTGTTCAACGACGCGTCGATCCGCGACTACCAGTTCAAGTCGGCGCAATGGACCGTCGGCAAGAACTTCGACGATACCGGCGCCTTCGGCCCGGATTTCGTCAGCGCCGACGAGCTTCCCGCCGGTGCTCGTGGCCTGAAGCTGGAGACGCGGCTCAACGGCCAGACGGTGCAAAGCGGCAATACCGCCGACATGTGCTTCGATGTCGCGACCCTGATCAGCATCGCCAGCCAAGCGATGACGCTGCAGGTCGGCGACGTCATCGTGACGGGTACGCCGGCCGGTGTCGGCTTTGCCCGCAAGCCGCCCTTGTTCATGCGTGACGGTGATGTCTGCGAGGTGGAGATCGAGGGCATCGGCACCTTAAGGAACCCGATTCGCGACGAAATCCCGGCGGAAGTCCGGGCGGCCTGA
- a CDS encoding FCD domain-containing protein, protein MTEAIHGRERGAGQLKVTRTRSGGVYEELRRDIVRCHWRPGARLRFEELKTAYDVGLSPLREALMKLQAGGLVELEEHKGFRVAPVSRAALLDITNMRKELEAMAIRQSIANGDDRWEAGIVGALHELAKRSKIGADGLVDDEWEQRHHAFHDALAAACRSEWLVRFRDQLYDQADRYRRLAVQYLRAPRDDLGEHRELAAAVIARDTESATYLARRHLDRTCQILLSGEPKMFVDA, encoded by the coding sequence TTGACCGAGGCAATCCATGGCCGGGAGCGCGGGGCGGGCCAGTTGAAGGTGACGCGGACGCGAAGTGGCGGGGTCTATGAGGAGCTCAGGCGCGACATCGTCCGCTGCCATTGGAGGCCCGGCGCGCGGCTGCGCTTCGAGGAGCTGAAGACGGCCTATGATGTCGGTCTCAGCCCCTTGCGCGAGGCTCTGATGAAGCTCCAGGCCGGGGGGCTGGTGGAGCTCGAGGAGCACAAGGGGTTTCGTGTCGCCCCGGTGTCCAGGGCGGCGCTCCTGGATATCACCAACATGCGCAAGGAATTGGAAGCAATGGCTATTCGCCAGTCGATCGCCAATGGTGACGATCGCTGGGAGGCGGGCATCGTGGGGGCGCTGCACGAGCTTGCCAAGCGCAGCAAGATCGGCGCCGACGGCCTCGTCGACGACGAATGGGAGCAGCGCCACCACGCTTTTCACGATGCCCTTGCGGCCGCCTGCCGGTCGGAATGGCTGGTCCGGTTCCGTGACCAGCTCTATGACCAGGCCGACCGCTATCGGCGGCTCGCCGTCCAATATCTGCGGGCGCCACGTGACGATCTCGGCGAGCATCGGGAATTGGCTGCCGCGGTGATCGCCCGCGACACGGAATCAGCGACCTATCTGGCCCGCCGCCATCTCGACCGGACTTGCCAGATCCTCCTTTCGGGCGAGCCCAAGATGTTCGTTGATGCCTAG
- a CDS encoding ABC transporter substrate-binding protein, which translates to MAKLLAGAALMTIGATAGVMPARAQAPTGEPITIGAILSITGPVAGVGQPERDGVLLAERAVNEAGGIAGRPLKVQIEDDASNPDTAVSKANGLIRVSRIRALIGSSNLAATVAIGGLTDPIRLPHVALSGIGPAVEARRTCVMHLLAPQELNARAALTYARDALSAKRVGVLHDSGYGQAVANSLKAVAAEYGIELVQIEKFEIGATDVSAQAAKVKAAGPQAVIVVASSATPFRNVHDLRMGVPVIASIASSSYEYVRAMGEAAEGVVFAEFLVAEDPLPHQADFVRRFQAAYGRLPKNYEAAGFDAVNLIAKVMAEAGANADNAAICTALRKPFQGVLARYDFSAPDMTGIKLTSFTYSQVRGGRFERLAFRPQ; encoded by the coding sequence ATGGCGAAGCTTCTGGCCGGTGCGGCCTTGATGACGATCGGTGCGACGGCGGGCGTCATGCCGGCCCGGGCCCAGGCGCCCACCGGCGAGCCGATCACCATCGGCGCCATCCTGTCGATCACCGGGCCCGTCGCCGGCGTCGGCCAGCCGGAGCGCGACGGCGTCCTGCTCGCCGAGCGCGCGGTCAACGAGGCCGGCGGCATTGCCGGCCGGCCGCTCAAGGTGCAGATCGAGGACGACGCGTCCAACCCGGATACCGCCGTTTCCAAGGCCAATGGGCTGATCCGGGTGTCGCGCATCCGCGCCCTGATCGGCTCGAGCAATCTCGCCGCAACCGTCGCCATCGGCGGCCTGACCGATCCGATCCGTCTGCCGCATGTGGCGCTGTCCGGCATCGGGCCGGCGGTGGAGGCAAGGCGCACTTGCGTGATGCACCTCCTGGCACCGCAGGAATTGAACGCACGGGCGGCGCTGACCTATGCCCGCGACGCCTTGTCGGCGAAGCGCGTCGGCGTTCTGCACGATTCCGGCTACGGTCAGGCAGTCGCCAACAGCCTCAAGGCGGTGGCCGCTGAATATGGCATCGAGCTGGTCCAGATCGAGAAATTCGAGATCGGCGCGACCGATGTCAGCGCCCAGGCCGCCAAGGTCAAGGCCGCCGGGCCGCAGGCGGTGATCGTCGTCGCCTCCTCGGCGACGCCGTTTCGCAACGTCCATGACCTGCGCATGGGCGTGCCGGTCATCGCCAGCATCGCCTCTTCGTCCTATGAATATGTCCGTGCCATGGGCGAAGCCGCCGAGGGTGTCGTCTTCGCCGAGTTCCTGGTGGCGGAAGATCCCCTGCCGCATCAGGCCGATTTCGTCCGGCGCTTCCAGGCCGCCTATGGCCGGCTGCCGAAGAACTACGAGGCGGCGGGCTTCGACGCGGTCAACCTGATCGCCAAGGTGATGGCCGAGGCCGGCGCCAATGCCGACAATGCGGCGATCTGCACGGCCTTGCGCAAGCCCTTTCAAGGCGTGCTGGCGCGCTACGACTTCTCCGCTCCCGACATGACCGGCATCAAGCTCACGAGCTTCACCTATTCGCAGGTTCGCGGCGGGCGGTTCGAGCGCCTCGCCTTCCGTCCGCAATGA